One stretch of Glycine soja cultivar W05 chromosome 7, ASM419377v2, whole genome shotgun sequence DNA includes these proteins:
- the LOC114420267 gene encoding endoglucanase 25-like isoform X2 codes for MSMYGRDPWGGPLEIHATDSATDDERSRNLQELDRGALDETQQSWLLGAGEQKKNKKTYVDLGCIIVSRKLFIWTLGTLAVFAFLSAFITLIVKTVPRHHHKPPPPDNYTIALHKALLFFNAQKSGKLPRHNNVSWRGNSCLHDGKDDGVPPVIKDLVGGYYDAGDAIKFNFPMSFSLTMLSWSVIEYSGKYQAAGELGHVKDIIKWGTDYLLKNFNSTADTITQLGMQVGSGDTSQGSATPNDHYCWMRPEDIDYDRPTQTCTTCSDLAAEMAAALAAASIVFKDNRAYSQKLVHGATTLFKFSRDQRGRYSPNGKEASVFYNSTSYWDEFVWGGAWMYFATGNSSYLKLATTPRLAKHAGAFWGGPDYGVLSWDNKLTGAQTGIVMCSYLPMFTSFNRTRGGLIQLNHGRPQPLQYVVNAAFLAALYSDYLDAADTPGWYCGPNFFSTDVLRDFAKTQIDYILGKNPRKMSYVVGFGNHYPKHVHHRGASIPKNKVKYNCKGGWKWRDSSKPNPHTIVGAMVAGPDKHDHFHDVRTNYNYTEPTLAGNAGLVAALVALSGDKTTGIDKNTLFSAVPPMFPTPPPPPAPWKP; via the exons ATGAGTATGTACGGTAGGGATCCGTGGGGAGGCCCGCTGGAGATTCACGCCACCGACTCCGCCACGGACGACGAGCGCAGCCGGAATCTCCAGGAGCTGGACCGAGGCGCTTTAGACGAGACCCAACAGAGCTGGCTCTTGGGCGCCGGAGAACagaaaaagaacaagaaaacCTACGTAGACCTTGGCTGCATCATCGTCAGCCGCAAGCTCTTCATCTGGACCCTCGGCACCCTCGCCGTCTTCGCCTTCCTCTCCGCCTTCATCACTCTCATCGTCAAAACCGTCCCCCGCCACCACCACAAGCCCCCCCCTCCCGACAACTACACCATCGCCCTCCACAAGGCCCTCCTCTTCTTCAACGCCCAGAAATCCGGAAAGCTCCCTCGCCACAACAATGTTTCCTGGAGAGGCAACTCCTGTCTGCATGACGGCAAGGATGACGGCGTGcctcccgtcattaaggatctggTGGGCGGTTACTACGACGCCGGCGACGCCATAAAATTCAACTTCCCCATGTCCTTCTCCTTGACCATGCTGAGCTGGAGCGTGATCGAGTACAGCGGCAAGTACCAGGCTGCGGGTGAATTGGGTCACGTTAAGGACATCATAAAATGGGGGACCGATTACCTTCTCAAGAACTTCAACAGCACCGCCGACACCATCACCCAGCTGGGCATGCAGGTTGGATCCGGGGACACCTCCCAAGGGAGCGCCACTCCCAACGACCACTACTGCTGGATGCGTCCCGAGGACATCGACTACGACCGCCCCACCCAGACCTGCACCACATGCTCCGATTTGGCCGCCGAGATGGCGGCGGCGTTGGCGGCGGCCTCCATTGTTTTCAAGGACAACAGGGCGTATTCGCAGAAGCTGGTTCACGGGGCGACTACGCTTTTTAAGTTCTCTAGGGATCAGAGAGGGAGGTACAGTCCAAATGGGAAGGAGGCTTCTGTATTCTACAATTCCACCAGCTATTGGGATGAGTTCGTTTGGGGAGGGGCATGGATGTACTTTGCCACTGGGAATTCCTCTTACCTCAAGCTCGCTACCACTCCTCGCCTCGCCAAACACGCTGGCGCCTTCTGGGGAGGCCCTGACTACGGTGTCCTCAGCTGGGATAACAAGCTTACTGGTGCTCAG ACAGGCATAGTCATGTGCTCCTACCTCCCAATGTTCACCAGCTTTAATAGAACAAGGg GTGGCTTGATTCAATTAAACCATGGTAGGCCTCAGCCTCTCCAATATGTTGTCAATGCCGCCTTTTTGGCTGCCCTTTACAGTGATTATCTCGATGCTGCTGATACACCTGGATGGTATTGTGGACCCAATTTCTTCTCAACTGATGTTCTTCGAGACTTTGCAAAGACCCAG ATTGATTACATCCTTGGGAAGAACCCTCGGAAAATGAGCTATGTTGTAGGTTTTGGTAATCATTATCCAAAACATGTTCACCATAGAGGTGCGTCTATACCAAAGAACAAGGTTAAGTACAACTGTAAAGGAGGATGGAAATGGAGGGACTCATCCAAGCCAAACCCACATACAATTGTTGGTGCTATGGTTGCTGGTCCTGACAAGCACGATCATTTCCATGATGTCCGAACCAACTACAACTACACTGAGCCAACTCTAGCAGGAAATGCAGGTTTAGTGGCTGCACTTGTGGCATTGTCCGGTGATAAAACCACAGGAATTGACAAAAACACCCTCTTCTCTGCTGTTCCCCCAATGTTTCccacaccaccaccacctccagcACCATGGAAACCATGA
- the LOC114420267 gene encoding endoglucanase 25-like isoform X1 has product MSMYGRDPWGGPLEIHATDSATDDERSRNLQELDRGALDETQQSWLLGAGEQKKNKKTYVDLGCIIVSRKLFIWTLGTLAVFAFLSAFITLIVKTVPRHHHKPPPPDNYTIALHKALLFFNAQKSGKLPRHNNVSWRGNSCLHDGKDDGVPPVIKDLVGGYYDAGDAIKFNFPMSFSLTMLSWSVIEYSGKYQAAGELGHVKDIIKWGTDYLLKNFNSTADTITQLGMQVGSGDTSQGSATPNDHYCWMRPEDIDYDRPTQTCTTCSDLAAEMAAALAAASIVFKDNRAYSQKLVHGATTLFKFSRDQRGRYSPNGKEASVFYNSTSYWDEFVWGGAWMYFATGNSSYLKLATTPRLAKHAGAFWGGPDYGVLSWDNKLTGAQVLLSRLRLFLSPGYPYEDILTTFHNQTGIVMCSYLPMFTSFNRTRGGLIQLNHGRPQPLQYVVNAAFLAALYSDYLDAADTPGWYCGPNFFSTDVLRDFAKTQIDYILGKNPRKMSYVVGFGNHYPKHVHHRGASIPKNKVKYNCKGGWKWRDSSKPNPHTIVGAMVAGPDKHDHFHDVRTNYNYTEPTLAGNAGLVAALVALSGDKTTGIDKNTLFSAVPPMFPTPPPPPAPWKP; this is encoded by the exons ATGAGTATGTACGGTAGGGATCCGTGGGGAGGCCCGCTGGAGATTCACGCCACCGACTCCGCCACGGACGACGAGCGCAGCCGGAATCTCCAGGAGCTGGACCGAGGCGCTTTAGACGAGACCCAACAGAGCTGGCTCTTGGGCGCCGGAGAACagaaaaagaacaagaaaacCTACGTAGACCTTGGCTGCATCATCGTCAGCCGCAAGCTCTTCATCTGGACCCTCGGCACCCTCGCCGTCTTCGCCTTCCTCTCCGCCTTCATCACTCTCATCGTCAAAACCGTCCCCCGCCACCACCACAAGCCCCCCCCTCCCGACAACTACACCATCGCCCTCCACAAGGCCCTCCTCTTCTTCAACGCCCAGAAATCCGGAAAGCTCCCTCGCCACAACAATGTTTCCTGGAGAGGCAACTCCTGTCTGCATGACGGCAAGGATGACGGCGTGcctcccgtcattaaggatctggTGGGCGGTTACTACGACGCCGGCGACGCCATAAAATTCAACTTCCCCATGTCCTTCTCCTTGACCATGCTGAGCTGGAGCGTGATCGAGTACAGCGGCAAGTACCAGGCTGCGGGTGAATTGGGTCACGTTAAGGACATCATAAAATGGGGGACCGATTACCTTCTCAAGAACTTCAACAGCACCGCCGACACCATCACCCAGCTGGGCATGCAGGTTGGATCCGGGGACACCTCCCAAGGGAGCGCCACTCCCAACGACCACTACTGCTGGATGCGTCCCGAGGACATCGACTACGACCGCCCCACCCAGACCTGCACCACATGCTCCGATTTGGCCGCCGAGATGGCGGCGGCGTTGGCGGCGGCCTCCATTGTTTTCAAGGACAACAGGGCGTATTCGCAGAAGCTGGTTCACGGGGCGACTACGCTTTTTAAGTTCTCTAGGGATCAGAGAGGGAGGTACAGTCCAAATGGGAAGGAGGCTTCTGTATTCTACAATTCCACCAGCTATTGGGATGAGTTCGTTTGGGGAGGGGCATGGATGTACTTTGCCACTGGGAATTCCTCTTACCTCAAGCTCGCTACCACTCCTCGCCTCGCCAAACACGCTGGCGCCTTCTGGGGAGGCCCTGACTACGGTGTCCTCAGCTGGGATAACAAGCTTACTGGTGCTCAG GTTCTTCTCAGTCGTTTGAGGTTGTTCCTGAGTCCTGGTTATCCCTATGAAGATATTCTAACCACATTTCACAATCAGACAGGCATAGTCATGTGCTCCTACCTCCCAATGTTCACCAGCTTTAATAGAACAAGGg GTGGCTTGATTCAATTAAACCATGGTAGGCCTCAGCCTCTCCAATATGTTGTCAATGCCGCCTTTTTGGCTGCCCTTTACAGTGATTATCTCGATGCTGCTGATACACCTGGATGGTATTGTGGACCCAATTTCTTCTCAACTGATGTTCTTCGAGACTTTGCAAAGACCCAG ATTGATTACATCCTTGGGAAGAACCCTCGGAAAATGAGCTATGTTGTAGGTTTTGGTAATCATTATCCAAAACATGTTCACCATAGAGGTGCGTCTATACCAAAGAACAAGGTTAAGTACAACTGTAAAGGAGGATGGAAATGGAGGGACTCATCCAAGCCAAACCCACATACAATTGTTGGTGCTATGGTTGCTGGTCCTGACAAGCACGATCATTTCCATGATGTCCGAACCAACTACAACTACACTGAGCCAACTCTAGCAGGAAATGCAGGTTTAGTGGCTGCACTTGTGGCATTGTCCGGTGATAAAACCACAGGAATTGACAAAAACACCCTCTTCTCTGCTGTTCCCCCAATGTTTCccacaccaccaccacctccagcACCATGGAAACCATGA